The following are encoded in a window of Blattabacterium cuenoti genomic DNA:
- the ruvB gene encoding Holliday junction branch migration DNA helicase RuvB, with protein MSSLVERTLNPKKFQDFVGQKDILDNLKIFIQAAKKRKESLDHILFHGPPGLGKTTLAHIVANELDVKITVTSGSVLDKPGDLAGLLIHLKSNDVLFIDEIHRLSPIVEEYLYSAMENYKIDIIINSGSNARSVQIDLSPFTLIGATTRSGLLTAPMRSRFGINSRLTYYRKELLKDIVARRAKTLNISITEEASYEIANRSRGTPRIANALLRRVRDFAQIKGNGTIDIHICDLGLQALNVDKYGLDEMDNRILTSIIDYFKGGPVGINTIATAVNENPDTIEEVYEPFLIQEGYLVRTPRGRKATLLAYRHLKRDFDRR; from the coding sequence GTGTCATCTCTTGTAGAAAGAACTTTGAATCCAAAAAAATTTCAAGATTTTGTTGGACAAAAGGATATATTAGATAATTTAAAAATTTTTATTCAAGCTGCTAAAAAAAGAAAAGAGTCTTTGGATCATATCCTATTTCATGGACCTCCAGGATTAGGAAAAACTACGCTAGCTCATATAGTTGCCAATGAATTAGATGTTAAAATCACTGTTACTTCAGGATCTGTTTTAGATAAACCAGGGGATTTAGCAGGATTACTCATTCATTTAAAGTCAAATGATGTTCTGTTTATTGATGAAATTCATCGTCTATCACCTATAGTGGAAGAATATTTATATTCTGCTATGGAAAATTATAAAATAGATATTATAATTAATTCTGGATCTAATGCCAGATCAGTTCAAATTGATTTATCTCCTTTTACTTTAATAGGAGCTACCACAAGATCTGGATTATTAACAGCTCCTATGCGTTCTAGATTTGGAATTAATAGTCGGTTAACCTATTACAGAAAAGAATTATTAAAGGACATTGTAGCTAGAAGAGCAAAAACATTAAATATTTCAATAACTGAAGAAGCCTCTTATGAAATTGCTAATCGAAGTAGAGGAACTCCACGCATAGCTAATGCTCTACTTCGTAGAGTTCGTGATTTTGCTCAAATAAAAGGAAACGGGACCATAGATATTCATATTTGTGATTTAGGATTACAAGCACTTAATGTGGATAAATATGGATTAGACGAAATGGATAACAGAATCCTTACATCTATTATAGATTATTTTAAAGGAGGCCCAGTGGGAATAAATACGATAGCAACAGCTGTCAATGAAAATCCTGATACTATAGAAGAAGTTTATGAACCTTTTCTTATTCAAGAAGGATATTTAGTAAGAACCCCTCGAGGTAGAAAAGCAACATTATTAGCTTATAGACATCTTAAACGAGATTTTGACAGAAGATAA
- a CDS encoding carboxy terminal-processing peptidase, which produces MIVDSIKNFKYIIIGFIFTFLLSFCSPKGEEETHRIILKTIYQTLYFLHPNPIKINNEFSKKVYKQYFSNLDFQKRFFLQKDLEDISFYREKLDESWIHGDPTFFNIIMKCFSQRIKEVENICYKILKKPFNFHKKEVYIPGEQKIYYPKNKKEWIEEWRKYLKYLTLMEIVSPQEGNIWKSTKKNVRWMNQEKKARKKVEEHMQEYFRKLKMKKKTDWFSMYVNTITSQYDPHTNYFSPKEKENFDFNISGKTEGIGVELQDHKGYATIVKLLVGGPAWKSKKIEVGDKIIRVAKDINSESKNIIGMLLENSIRLIRGKKGSKVKLTIQKKDGSIKEVILIRDVIEKKEIFAKSVTILDNENKYGLIFLPEFYFNPENKDGRNAAKDMKKIIQELKKEKIKGLIIDIRNNGGGSLETVIEIAGFFLGKVPIVQVGISSGRKKILKNNNHELLWKGPLVILVNELSASASEILAASIADYQRGIIVGGYQTYGKGTVQTFYPLNRFLFSKKELGALKFTMNKFYRINGSSTQLKGVNPDIVIPNNISCLVKGMEKDQPNSMMWDRIDSISYKPWKGKIDLEKIKWKSINRLKKYQDMMTIYQTIQLLEKNFLNKKYIPLNWKDFWDENLKMQKINANFQSLKNYLNIYELRNYPPSYQIISKLDKEWKKNLLNDFHIEECINILRDFNENPLLDD; this is translated from the coding sequence ATGATCGTAGATTCAATTAAAAATTTTAAGTATATAATAATTGGTTTTATTTTTACTTTTTTATTAAGTTTCTGTTCTCCAAAAGGAGAAGAAGAAACACATCGTATCATATTAAAAACTATATATCAAACGCTCTATTTTTTACATCCTAATCCTATTAAAATTAATAATGAATTTTCAAAAAAAGTATATAAGCAATATTTTTCAAATTTAGATTTTCAAAAACGTTTTTTCTTACAAAAAGATTTAGAAGATATTTCTTTTTATAGAGAAAAACTAGACGAATCTTGGATTCATGGAGATCCCACTTTTTTTAACATTATAATGAAATGTTTTTCTCAAAGAATAAAAGAAGTAGAGAATATCTGTTATAAGATTTTAAAAAAACCTTTTAATTTTCATAAAAAAGAAGTATATATTCCTGGAGAACAGAAAATTTATTATCCTAAAAATAAAAAAGAATGGATAGAAGAGTGGAGAAAGTATCTAAAATATTTGACTTTGATGGAAATAGTTTCTCCACAAGAAGGAAATATTTGGAAATCCACAAAAAAAAATGTCAGATGGATGAACCAGGAAAAAAAAGCAAGAAAAAAGGTAGAGGAACATATGCAAGAATATTTTAGAAAATTAAAAATGAAAAAAAAAACAGACTGGTTTTCCATGTACGTAAATACTATTACCTCGCAATATGATCCTCATACTAACTATTTTTCTCCTAAAGAAAAGGAAAATTTTGATTTTAATATATCTGGAAAAACAGAAGGAATTGGAGTTGAATTGCAAGATCATAAAGGTTATGCCACCATTGTAAAACTTCTTGTTGGTGGACCCGCATGGAAGAGTAAAAAAATAGAAGTAGGAGATAAAATTATTAGAGTGGCAAAAGATATAAATTCAGAATCCAAAAATATTATTGGAATGTTATTGGAAAATTCAATTCGTCTTATAAGAGGAAAAAAAGGAAGTAAAGTGAAATTAACAATTCAAAAAAAAGATGGTTCTATAAAAGAAGTCATCCTCATTAGGGATGTTATTGAAAAAAAAGAAATTTTTGCAAAAAGTGTCACAATATTGGATAATGAGAATAAGTATGGGTTGATATTCTTACCAGAATTTTATTTTAATCCTGAAAATAAAGACGGAAGAAATGCGGCTAAAGATATGAAAAAGATTATTCAAGAACTAAAAAAGGAAAAAATAAAAGGTTTGATTATAGATATCAGAAATAATGGAGGAGGATCATTAGAAACTGTTATAGAAATTGCTGGTTTCTTTTTGGGAAAAGTTCCTATAGTACAAGTAGGTATTTCTTCTGGAAGAAAGAAAATACTAAAAAATAACAATCATGAACTGCTTTGGAAAGGGCCGCTTGTTATTTTAGTTAATGAATTATCAGCATCCGCTTCAGAAATTCTTGCTGCGTCTATAGCCGATTATCAAAGAGGAATTATTGTTGGTGGCTATCAAACCTATGGAAAGGGGACAGTTCAAACCTTTTATCCCTTAAATAGATTTCTTTTTTCTAAAAAAGAATTGGGAGCCTTAAAATTCACTATGAATAAATTTTATCGTATCAATGGGAGTTCTACTCAATTAAAGGGGGTCAATCCAGATATAGTTATTCCAAATAATATTTCTTGCTTAGTTAAAGGAATGGAAAAGGACCAACCAAATTCTATGATGTGGGATCGGATTGATTCTATTTCTTACAAACCATGGAAAGGAAAAATAGATTTAGAAAAAATAAAGTGGAAAAGTATCAATCGTTTGAAAAAATATCAGGATATGATGACCATATATCAAACCATACAATTATTAGAAAAAAATTTTTTGAATAAAAAATATATTCCTCTAAATTGGAAAGATTTTTGGGATGAAAATTTAAAAATGCAAAAAATAAATGCAAATTTTCAATCATTAAAGAATTACTTGAATATATATGAATTACGAAATTATCCTCCTTCTTACCAAATCATCTCAAAACTTGACAAAGAATGGAAAAAAAATTTGTTGAACGATTTTCATATAGAAGAATGTATAAATATTTTACGAGATTTTAATGAAAATCCATTATTGGATGACTAA
- the purB gene encoding adenylosuccinate lyase, with the protein MKEYKNPLVERYSSQEMLYNFSPKKKFLTWRKLWLALAESQKKLGLNISNEQINDLKNHLDDIDWNRVFFYEKKFRHDVMAHLYAFGEKAILAKPIIHLGATSAFLVDNTDLILIRDGLEILLKKLVNVLFRLRNFTLEYHDTPTLAFTHYQPAQLTTVGKRSSLWMQSLLLDVEELEFRLRNMNFRGVKGTVGTSASFKELFDGDIQKVKDLEKEISNQFGFEKVFPVTGQTYDRKVDAQILNLLSNISQSSHKFSNDLRLLQNLKEMEEPFEKEQIGSSAMAYKRNPVRSERIASLAKYVISLSNSSAMVAATQWLERTLDDSANKRLVIAQSFLATDAILTIWNNILENIVVYPKMIEKHIDQELPFLMTESIIVESVKNGADRQEIHERIRIHSMKTNSKIKLEGKKNDFLQRILDDQKIPINKEKINQMFNPKNFIGFSSEQSIEFIEKKVNPILDRFYHLIDSNMDLKV; encoded by the coding sequence GTGAAAGAATATAAAAATCCTTTGGTAGAACGATACAGTAGTCAAGAAATGTTGTATAATTTTTCTCCAAAAAAAAAATTTCTCACCTGGAGAAAACTTTGGTTAGCTTTAGCAGAAAGCCAAAAAAAATTAGGTTTAAACATTAGTAATGAACAAATAAATGACTTAAAAAATCATTTAGATGATATTGATTGGAATAGAGTTTTTTTTTATGAAAAAAAATTCCGTCATGATGTTATGGCACATTTATATGCTTTTGGAGAAAAAGCAATTCTAGCTAAACCTATTATTCATTTAGGAGCCACAAGTGCTTTTTTAGTAGACAATACAGATCTGATTCTCATCCGTGATGGATTAGAGATCCTTCTTAAGAAATTAGTTAATGTTCTCTTTCGACTTAGGAATTTTACCTTAGAATATCATGACACCCCTACTTTAGCTTTTACCCATTATCAACCTGCTCAATTAACTACTGTAGGAAAACGTTCTTCTTTGTGGATGCAAAGTTTATTATTGGACGTAGAAGAATTAGAATTTAGATTAAGAAATATGAATTTCAGAGGAGTAAAGGGGACAGTAGGGACATCCGCTAGTTTCAAAGAATTATTTGATGGAGATATACAAAAAGTCAAAGATTTGGAAAAAGAAATCTCCAATCAATTTGGATTTGAAAAAGTTTTTCCTGTTACAGGTCAAACTTATGATAGGAAAGTAGATGCACAAATATTAAATTTATTGTCTAATATTTCTCAATCTTCTCATAAATTTAGCAATGATTTACGTTTACTGCAAAACTTAAAAGAAATGGAAGAACCATTTGAAAAAGAGCAAATTGGATCTAGTGCCATGGCATATAAACGAAATCCAGTGCGTAGTGAACGGATAGCCTCTTTAGCAAAATATGTGATTTCTCTATCAAATAGTTCAGCTATGGTTGCAGCTACTCAATGGTTGGAAAGAACATTAGATGATTCAGCTAATAAAAGATTAGTAATTGCTCAATCCTTCTTAGCTACAGATGCTATTTTAACAATTTGGAATAATATATTAGAAAATATAGTGGTATATCCTAAAATGATTGAAAAACATATAGATCAAGAACTTCCATTTTTAATGACGGAATCTATTATTGTAGAAAGTGTAAAAAATGGAGCAGATAGACAAGAAATTCATGAAAGAATTAGAATTCATTCTATGAAGACCAATTCTAAAATCAAGTTAGAAGGAAAAAAAAATGATTTTTTACAACGTATTTTAGATGATCAAAAAATACCTATTAACAAAGAAAAAATAAATCAAATGTTTAACCCGAAGAATTTTATTGGATTCTCGTCAGAACAATCTATAGAATTTATTGAGAAAAAGGTCAATCCTATCTTAGATCGATTTTATCATTTGATTGATTCAAATATGGATTTAAAAGTTTAG
- the purE gene encoding 5-(carboxyamino)imidazole ribonucleotide mutase, producing MKVAIFCGSISDKSTMKIAEEVLNKFNINNQTYVISAHRLPDILSNTIKKIESKKGMELIIAGAGLSAHLPGIISSKTILPVIGVPIHSHNGLLGGLDALFSMIQMPKDVPVATVGINNAYNAALLAIHILSIKYNEIKKLLLKFRMERRERLVNEMKKYF from the coding sequence ATGAAAGTGGCTATATTTTGTGGAAGTATATCCGATAAATCGACTATGAAAATAGCGGAAGAAGTATTAAATAAATTTAATATAAATAATCAAACTTATGTGATATCTGCACATCGTTTACCCGATATACTATCAAATACAATAAAAAAAATTGAATCTAAAAAGGGAATGGAATTAATTATTGCTGGAGCTGGTTTGTCTGCTCATTTACCAGGAATAATTTCTTCAAAAACTATTTTACCTGTTATCGGAGTTCCAATTCATTCTCATAATGGATTGTTAGGAGGACTAGACGCTCTTTTTTCCATGATACAAATGCCTAAGGATGTTCCCGTCGCTACAGTTGGAATCAATAATGCCTATAATGCTGCCTTATTAGCCATTCATATATTATCTATAAAATATAACGAAATCAAAAAATTATTACTAAAATTCAGAATGGAAAGGAGAGAAAGATTAGTGAATGAAATGAAGAAATATTTCTGA
- the surE gene encoding 5'/3'-nucleotidase SurE, which translates to MKNKPIILVTNDDGIIAPGIRTLVHTMNSLGDVYVVAPNKPKSGIGHAITMDTVVYCDSVKIDNGIQKEWECSGTPVDCVKLAINHILPKKPDICVSGINHGSNSSINIMYSGTISAVIEAGIEGIPSVGFSLLDFDWDADFEPSKKYVWKIVKKILQNPMKKGILSLNVNIPKLRKEEIRGIKICRQAEAKWKESFDQRYNPKGRAYYWLVGDFINFDKESDTDEWALKNGYVSVVPIKFDFTDYSILNILRSWNFILFMFFWKSF; encoded by the coding sequence ATGAAAAACAAACCAATTATTTTAGTAACAAATGATGATGGGATTATAGCTCCTGGAATTCGAACTCTTGTTCATACGATGAATTCTTTAGGAGATGTATATGTGGTCGCTCCAAATAAACCTAAATCTGGAATAGGACATGCTATAACTATGGATACAGTTGTTTATTGTGATTCTGTAAAGATTGACAATGGAATCCAAAAAGAATGGGAATGTTCAGGAACTCCTGTAGACTGTGTGAAATTAGCAATCAATCACATTCTTCCAAAAAAACCGGATATCTGTGTATCTGGAATTAATCATGGATCAAATTCTTCCATAAATATCATGTATTCTGGAACAATTTCTGCGGTAATAGAAGCTGGAATAGAAGGAATTCCATCAGTTGGTTTTTCTCTTTTAGATTTTGATTGGGATGCAGATTTTGAACCATCCAAAAAATATGTATGGAAAATTGTAAAAAAAATTCTTCAGAATCCCATGAAAAAAGGAATCCTTAGTCTCAATGTGAATATTCCAAAATTGAGAAAAGAAGAAATTAGAGGGATTAAAATATGCAGACAGGCAGAAGCTAAATGGAAAGAAAGTTTTGATCAACGTTATAATCCAAAAGGAAGAGCTTATTATTGGTTAGTAGGAGATTTTATTAATTTTGATAAAGAATCAGATACGGATGAATGGGCTTTAAAAAATGGATATGTTTCTGTGGTTCCTATTAAATTCGATTTCACAGATTATTCAATTTTAAATATTTTAAGATCTTGGAATTTCATATTGTTCATGTTTTTTTGGAAATCATTTTAA
- a CDS encoding adenylosuccinate synthase, whose amino-acid sequence MPSNVLVGLQWGDEGKGKITDLFSKNSNYVIRYQGGNNSGHSIHINNRYFILHSIPSGVVYPSVKCIIGPGVVIDPRSLIQEIKDIESIGINTSQIFLAKRAHLTMPYHRLLDKYKEESLGNKSIGTTHRGIGPTYEDKIARMGIRVLDFLNQKIFYRKLKENIDYKNQIITKIYKRNPISFEEIYEEYMEYAKELHPRIIDAVHEIHRAFHEEKKILFEGAQAMLLDINYGTYPYVTTSSTSTGGVCVGSGVPPTFLKNFLGIAKAYCTRVGYGPFPTEIKNKDMSHFIREKGKEYGATTKRPRRCGWLDLFSLKYSCMINGINYLIITKLDVLSQLETIKVCVKYRIRGNILQNFPANIELFEEKVEAIYMDFPGWKQNISQIHEYEELPKNCKKYINFIESYLNLDILLISVGSERSQNIIKDKSSFFKIFS is encoded by the coding sequence ATGCCTTCAAATGTTCTTGTTGGTCTCCAATGGGGTGACGAGGGAAAAGGAAAAATTACAGATCTTTTTTCCAAAAATTCAAATTATGTAATTCGTTATCAAGGAGGAAATAATTCAGGTCATTCTATTCACATTAATAATCGTTATTTTATTCTTCATTCAATTCCTTCTGGAGTAGTTTATCCTTCTGTTAAATGTATTATAGGTCCTGGAGTAGTTATTGATCCTAGATCTTTAATTCAAGAAATAAAAGATATAGAATCAATAGGAATCAATACCTCTCAAATTTTTTTGGCAAAAAGAGCACATCTCACTATGCCATACCATCGTCTTTTAGATAAATACAAGGAAGAATCATTAGGAAATAAATCTATTGGAACTACACATCGTGGAATTGGTCCTACTTATGAAGATAAAATAGCCCGTATGGGTATACGGGTTTTAGATTTTTTAAATCAAAAAATTTTTTATAGGAAATTAAAGGAAAACATTGATTATAAAAATCAGATTATAACAAAAATATATAAAAGAAACCCTATTTCTTTCGAAGAAATATACGAAGAATATATGGAATATGCTAAAGAACTTCATCCACGTATTATTGACGCTGTACATGAAATTCATAGAGCTTTTCATGAAGAAAAAAAAATTCTTTTTGAGGGAGCTCAAGCTATGCTACTAGACATCAATTATGGTACATATCCATATGTAACCACTTCTTCAACTTCTACAGGAGGAGTTTGTGTAGGATCTGGGGTGCCACCCACTTTCTTAAAAAATTTTCTCGGAATAGCAAAAGCTTATTGTACCCGTGTAGGATATGGACCATTTCCTACAGAAATTAAAAATAAAGATATGAGTCATTTCATCAGAGAAAAAGGAAAAGAATATGGAGCCACTACAAAAAGACCAAGAAGGTGTGGATGGTTAGATTTGTTCTCTCTAAAATATTCTTGTATGATAAACGGAATTAATTATTTAATCATTACAAAATTAGATGTTTTAAGTCAATTAGAAACTATCAAAGTCTGTGTAAAATACAGGATTCGTGGAAATATTCTTCAAAATTTTCCAGCAAATATAGAATTGTTTGAAGAAAAAGTAGAAGCTATTTATATGGATTTTCCTGGTTGGAAACAAAATATTTCTCAAATTCATGAATATGAAGAATTACCAAAAAATTGCAAAAAATATATTAATTTTATTGAAAGTTATCTAAATTTGGATATTCTATTAATTTCTGTGGGATCTGAAAGAAGTCAAAATATAATCAAAGATAAATCTTCCTTTTTTAAAATATTTTCCTAG
- a CDS encoding phosphoribosylformylglycinamidine synthase → MNFRIYIQKKVSFDIDSRKLYQELKNMEISLSQVIIYHIYDIFRIKKEVFIDSLYKIFVDPVTDILHKEIHLKNPYFSIEYLPGKYDPRADAAMQCIKIIDPLSTVFIKTGQLIELIGMKKKEKEKDLHKIKKHCMNPHIWKEKNLHEMDFTFFEKSKKRIGKDPHRMVNKFIHFNHEEMKNFHKRWGFSIKLKDLFFIQQYFAKENRDPTEGELRILDTYWSDHCRHTTFLTTLVDITFDGIFKDTYQNIFNEYLRDRKSIGRSELPINLMDLSNLPSKVLFKKGKLKNYVCSHEHNACIIMVDVDILDSKKKEKWYLLFKNETHNHPTEIDPFSGASTCIGGAIRDSLSCRGVVYQSIRLSGASNPIEKKTLYGKIPQYKICYESAYGYSSYGNQVGVATSHIQEIYHEGYRAKRMEVGMVVGAVAVDGVKQEKPKKGDIILLMGGLTGRDGMGGATASSKEYELKNSFENIQVQKGNPIIKRKIQRFFRKKEVISLIKKCNDFGAGGASVAIGELSNSLVLHLDKIPTIKHADLEAIEIALSESQERMAVVLDPSDVKKFMKLAHEENILSVPIAIITDNNRIIFSHKRKELLNLKSSFLNTGGLNKKQVVHVTSPTTISPFQKSKNIPFSKKIFLKTLSQLNIASQKSLVEMFDSTVGGTTILMPFGGKYQMTPSEGSVHKIPVLQGNTRTVSLATWGFHPEISTWSPLHGGAYAVVECISKIVSMGGSYRNIYFSFQEYYKKLGNNPEDWGKPFSSLLGAYHAQRSFNLASIGGKDSMSGTYKNLHVPPTLIAFGVTTEDFSNIVSPELKNIGNKIYLYHHKPLKNEMPDFYSLKKAYDQVYEGICSRSIVSVKTVKDGGISVSIAKMAFGNRLGVVIRSVNPLFEISIGSLIIESTSSLSEDFILIGEVVASKSLNFNGIFIDINEAVENWEKTLTPIFSNNQINHRKTSHRINLYENGKEDIFPLRWKSKKKVTPRVFIPIFPGTNCEWESIHAFKKEGAMIKTFVFKNLKNKDIEESIDKMEKYIRTVQIFMLCGGFSAGDEPDGAAKFITSILHNPYVKDAVQYFLDQDGLILGICNGFQALIKSGLLPDGKIGLRNSNSPTLTYNEIGKHVSQCVHIKVITDKSPWLNGMKNKIYTIPISHSEGRFYASEKITKILFKKNQIATQYVDLQGVPTLERGYNPNGSIGAVEGLLSENGKIYGRMTHPERYNHGLLKNIPNIHEHSIFKNAVQYFL, encoded by the coding sequence ATGAATTTCAGAATTTATATACAAAAAAAAGTTTCTTTTGATATTGATTCTAGAAAATTATATCAGGAATTGAAAAATATGGAGATTTCGTTATCTCAAGTGATTATTTATCATATTTATGATATTTTTCGTATAAAAAAAGAAGTTTTTATAGATAGTCTCTATAAAATTTTTGTTGATCCTGTAACGGATATTTTACATAAAGAAATACATTTAAAAAATCCATATTTTTCTATAGAATATTTACCAGGAAAATATGATCCACGTGCAGACGCGGCTATGCAATGTATAAAAATTATAGATCCTCTATCTACAGTTTTTATAAAAACGGGTCAATTAATTGAATTGATCGGAATGAAAAAGAAAGAAAAAGAAAAGGATCTTCATAAGATTAAAAAACATTGCATGAATCCCCATATTTGGAAAGAAAAGAATCTTCATGAAATGGATTTCACTTTTTTTGAGAAATCAAAAAAAAGAATAGGTAAAGATCCTCATAGAATGGTCAATAAATTTATTCATTTTAATCATGAAGAAATGAAAAATTTTCATAAAAGGTGGGGTTTTTCTATTAAACTAAAGGATTTGTTTTTTATACAGCAATACTTTGCTAAAGAAAATCGTGATCCTACAGAAGGAGAACTTAGGATTTTAGATACCTATTGGTCGGATCATTGTCGTCATACTACTTTTTTGACTACATTAGTGGACATAACATTTGATGGAATATTTAAAGATACATATCAGAATATTTTTAATGAGTATTTAAGGGATAGGAAATCAATAGGAAGATCAGAACTTCCTATAAATTTGATGGATCTATCTAATCTTCCTTCTAAAGTTCTTTTTAAGAAAGGAAAATTAAAAAACTATGTATGTTCTCACGAACATAATGCTTGTATAATTATGGTAGATGTAGATATTCTAGATAGTAAAAAAAAAGAAAAATGGTATCTTTTATTTAAAAATGAAACTCATAATCATCCTACGGAAATTGACCCTTTTAGTGGCGCTTCTACTTGTATAGGAGGTGCTATTCGGGATTCTTTATCTTGTCGTGGAGTCGTATATCAATCAATTAGATTAAGTGGAGCTTCAAATCCTATTGAGAAAAAAACATTGTATGGAAAAATTCCGCAATACAAAATATGCTATGAATCCGCTTATGGTTATAGTTCTTATGGAAATCAAGTTGGGGTGGCTACTTCTCATATTCAAGAAATCTATCATGAAGGTTATAGAGCTAAAAGAATGGAGGTAGGAATGGTAGTTGGTGCTGTTGCAGTTGATGGAGTTAAACAAGAAAAACCAAAAAAGGGAGACATTATTTTGTTGATGGGTGGATTAACAGGAAGGGATGGAATGGGAGGTGCTACGGCCTCTTCTAAAGAATATGAATTAAAAAATTCATTTGAAAATATTCAGGTTCAAAAAGGAAACCCAATAATAAAAAGAAAAATTCAAAGATTTTTTCGAAAAAAAGAAGTTATATCTTTAATTAAAAAGTGCAATGATTTTGGAGCAGGAGGAGCTTCTGTTGCTATTGGAGAATTGAGCAATAGTTTAGTTCTTCATTTAGATAAAATACCTACTATAAAACATGCGGATTTAGAAGCAATAGAAATTGCTCTTTCAGAATCTCAAGAACGTATGGCCGTTGTATTAGATCCATCAGATGTAAAAAAATTTATGAAATTAGCTCATGAAGAAAATATACTCTCCGTTCCTATTGCTATAATAACTGATAATAATAGAATAATATTCTCTCATAAACGAAAAGAACTTTTGAACTTGAAAAGTTCTTTTCTAAATACAGGAGGATTGAATAAAAAACAGGTGGTTCATGTTACCTCTCCAACTACTATTTCTCCTTTTCAAAAATCAAAAAATATTCCTTTCAGTAAAAAAATCTTCTTAAAAACTCTTTCTCAATTAAATATTGCATCTCAAAAAAGTTTAGTAGAAATGTTCGATAGTACTGTAGGAGGGACTACTATATTGATGCCTTTTGGAGGGAAGTATCAAATGACTCCATCTGAAGGAAGTGTTCATAAGATACCTGTTTTACAAGGAAATACGAGGACTGTTAGTTTAGCTACTTGGGGTTTTCATCCTGAAATTTCTACTTGGAGTCCTCTTCATGGAGGAGCATATGCTGTAGTAGAATGTATTTCTAAAATTGTTTCTATGGGAGGCTCTTACAGAAATATCTATTTCAGTTTTCAAGAATATTACAAAAAATTAGGAAATAATCCAGAAGATTGGGGAAAGCCATTTTCTTCTTTATTAGGAGCTTATCATGCTCAAAGGTCATTTAATTTAGCGTCTATTGGAGGAAAAGATAGCATGTCAGGAACATATAAAAACCTACACGTTCCGCCAACATTAATAGCTTTTGGAGTGACGACAGAAGACTTTTCAAATATTGTATCTCCAGAATTGAAAAATATAGGGAATAAAATATATTTGTATCATCACAAACCATTAAAAAACGAAATGCCAGATTTTTATTCTTTGAAAAAGGCATATGATCAAGTTTATGAAGGCATTTGTTCCAGATCTATTGTATCCGTAAAAACGGTGAAAGACGGAGGAATTTCTGTATCTATAGCAAAAATGGCTTTTGGAAATCGTTTAGGAGTTGTTATCCGTTCTGTAAATCCTTTATTTGAAATCAGCATAGGTTCATTAATTATAGAATCCACTTCTTCTCTTTCAGAAGATTTCATTTTAATAGGAGAAGTTGTAGCTTCTAAAAGCTTAAATTTTAATGGAATATTTATTGATATAAATGAGGCAGTAGAAAATTGGGAAAAAACTTTAACTCCTATTTTTTCTAATAATCAGATCAATCATCGAAAAACATCTCATAGAATCAATCTTTATGAAAATGGAAAAGAAGATATTTTTCCATTAAGATGGAAATCCAAAAAAAAAGTAACACCACGTGTATTTATTCCAATATTTCCTGGAACAAATTGTGAATGGGAATCTATTCACGCTTTTAAAAAAGAAGGTGCGATGATCAAAACTTTTGTATTTAAGAACTTAAAAAATAAAGATATTGAAGAATCCATAGATAAAATGGAAAAATATATAAGAACTGTACAAATATTTATGCTTTGTGGGGGATTTAGCGCTGGAGATGAACCTGATGGTGCTGCGAAGTTTATTACGTCTATTTTACATAATCCATACGTCAAAGACGCGGTTCAATACTTTCTTGATCAAGATGGATTGATTTTAGGTATTTGTAACGGGTTTCAAGCTCTCATAAAATCTGGATTGTTACCTGATGGAAAAATAGGCTTACGGAATTCAAATTCTCCTACACTTACCTATAATGAAATAGGAAAACATGTATCTCAATGTGTTCATATAAAAGTCATTACTGACAAGTCTCCATGGTTAAATGGGATGAAAAATAAAATATACACTATTCCAATATCTCATAGTGAAGGAAGATTTTATGCTAGTGAAAAAATAACTAAAATTTTATTCAAAAAAAATCAAATAGCTACGCAATATGTAGATTTACAAGGGGTTCCTACCTTAGAAAGGGGTTATAATCCTAATGGATCCATTGGAGCTGTAGAAGGCCTATTAAGTGAAAATGGAAAGATTTATGGAAGAATGACTCATCCAGAGCGTTATAATCATGGATTGTTAAAAAACATCCCGAATATTCATGAACATTCCATTTTTAAAAATGCAGTACAATATTTTCTATAA